The region ACTCGACTCTATTAATGAGTCTCTGAAAGATGAAGTTCCTTTTTCTTTAGCCTCTTTAAAAGGTTCTAAATTAAAAAAAGCGCTGATTACCGGTATATTACTAGCTGTATTTTCACAATTTACAGGAATCAATGCTATAATGTATTATGCACCGGAGATTTTTAAATCAACAGGTACAGGCACGGATTCTGCTTTTATACAAACCGTATTGGCAGGCGTTATTAATGTTGCTTTCACTCTCATTGCAATAAAATATGTAGACTCCTGGGGACGAAAGAAACTGTTACTCTCAGGTATTTCTGGTATGACTATATGTCTATGCATTATAGGTCTTGCATTTTATACACAACAACAGGGTTATCTGGTACTTATTGCAATACTAGGCTATATTGCCTTTTTTGCAATGTCGCTTGGCCCGCTAACATTTGTGGTGATTGCGGAAATTTTCCCCACAAAATCTCGTGCAACTGCAATGTCCATTACCACTTTTTTTCTGTGGCTGGCCGTATTTCTTGTATCCCAAACCTTTCCTATTCTAATAGGATCTATAGGCAGTGCTTATACTTTCTGGCTGTATACTCTGATTTCTATTCTTGCCTTTCTATTCATTCGGAAATGTATTCCTGAGACTAAAGGTAAAACACTGGAAGAAATAGAGGCAAGCTGGACAAAGGAATAAGATTATAAAATAAGAACCAGAGAACTAATGTTCTCTGGTTTTTTCTAATACCGGACTTCTGATTATTCAAAGCGGAT is a window of Elizabethkingia anophelis R26 DNA encoding:
- a CDS encoding sugar porter family MFS transporter; this translates as MQSAVNSGIIYKATLVASVGGLLFGYDTAVISGAIGFMRSFYQLSDIMTGWIASCALLGCIAGAMYSGKLSDRSGRKKVLMLSAILFTISSIGTAMAPNLWFFVLFRIIGGMGIGIASMLSPMYISEMAPASVRGRLISVFQLGIVTGILVIYFVNAYIAGIHNEAWNISTGWRWMFGSGIIPSVIFILLLLTVPESPRWLASQKKQSEALVILSQINGSTAAQQELDSINESLKDEVPFSLASLKGSKLKKALITGILLAVFSQFTGINAIMYYAPEIFKSTGTGTDSAFIQTVLAGVINVAFTLIAIKYVDSWGRKKLLLSGISGMTICLCIIGLAFYTQQQGYLVLIAILGYIAFFAMSLGPLTFVVIAEIFPTKSRATAMSITTFFLWLAVFLVSQTFPILIGSIGSAYTFWLYTLISILAFLFIRKCIPETKGKTLEEIEASWTKE